In a genomic window of Sulfurimonas denitrificans DSM 1251:
- the mtnA gene encoding S-methyl-5-thioribose-1-phosphate isomerase: MQGNYKALWLNDDLFDECLEVIDQRLLPFIYDTRHLTTTEEVVTAIKNMTVRGAGVIGSVAAFGIYIAAMEVEGDYELLKEKALLIRESRPTAINLMWAVDKMMELLSASANLIEDARSFAIELNDAEALESQKIAEFGCEIIEEILKQKNKTRINILTHCNAGWLAVIDEGTALAPIYEAKRRGIDVHVWVDETRPRNQGASLTAWELSKEGIEHTIIADNMGGLLMQRGEVDMVIVGADRVSANGDVANKIGTYLKALAAHDNGVPFYVAIPASTFDFEIKDGVKEIPIEERSGDEVKFIRGVDEDGVLRRVRITPEDSPTKNYGFDVTPARLISALITNKGVCRANFDEIKEKFRG, from the coding sequence ATGCAAGGTAACTACAAAGCGCTGTGGCTAAATGATGATCTTTTTGATGAGTGTTTAGAGGTAATTGACCAAAGATTGCTTCCTTTTATCTATGATACAAGGCATCTAACTACAACTGAGGAAGTTGTAACTGCTATAAAAAATATGACAGTTCGCGGGGCTGGAGTTATAGGAAGTGTTGCGGCTTTTGGAATCTATATAGCAGCGATGGAGGTTGAGGGAGACTATGAGCTACTTAAAGAAAAAGCCTTGCTTATTAGAGAGTCTCGTCCAACTGCTATAAACCTTATGTGGGCTGTGGATAAGATGATGGAGCTTTTAAGCGCCTCTGCAAACTTAATTGAAGATGCAAGATCTTTTGCGATAGAACTAAATGATGCTGAAGCGCTTGAGAGCCAAAAAATAGCTGAGTTTGGCTGTGAGATTATAGAAGAGATACTAAAGCAAAAAAATAAAACTCGCATAAACATCTTAACCCACTGTAATGCAGGTTGGTTGGCAGTAATAGATGAGGGAACAGCACTAGCCCCAATCTATGAAGCAAAAAGAAGAGGAATTGATGTTCATGTTTGGGTTGATGAGACACGCCCTAGGAATCAAGGCGCTTCACTTACTGCATGGGAACTATCCAAAGAGGGGATAGAGCATACTATCATAGCTGATAATATGGGCGGACTTTTGATGCAAAGAGGCGAGGTGGATATGGTAATCGTTGGGGCTGATAGAGTAAGTGCAAATGGAGATGTGGCGAACAAGATAGGAACTTATCTAAAAGCACTCGCAGCTCATGATAACGGAGTTCCTTTTTATGTGGCAATCCCCGCTTCTACTTTTGATTTTGAGATAAAAGATGGCGTAAAAGAGATACCAATTGAAGAGAGAAGTGGCGATGAGGTTAAGTTTATAAGAGGAGTGGATGAAGATGGAGTTTTGCGCAGAGTGCGAATTACACCAGAGGACTCCCCTACCAAAAACTATGGTTTTGATGTAACTCCAGCAAGGCTAATAAGCGCTCTTATAACAAACAAAGGTGTTTGCAGAGCAAATTTTGATGAAATAAAAGAAAAGTTTAGAGGATAA
- the mtnK gene encoding S-methyl-5-thioribose kinase — MNYKKLDKLTVLEYILDVNSVMSYFGEDELQADEIGDGNLNFVYKISSLKDTQKALILKQAVPYLRCVGEEFALSRERMNYEIRALQKFYSIFPSFIPKVYHSSESMSLVVMEYLDSHVIMRKGLLDKVEYKKFSEQISTFMAATLFYTSSLHLSSSEKRALIDRFNSNVELCKLSEDLVFSFAFMEHETNINMEDDENAKRLFLDMELKERILELKYKFMTQNDALLHGDLHTGSIMINEKEACVIDPEFAFVGPFGFDLGVLLANFVSSYVYHSVVSRDDEYREWILLSIKEFLAKFQAKFLDFWSESKNSALLVDGYMDKAALEAYKKKFIRDVFRDSVGFAGCEAARRVYGVAGVEEIRGISDKLLRAEAEALVLKIAREFLMNYKTIQNCDEILEILRDAR; from the coding sequence ATGAACTATAAAAAATTAGATAAGTTAACTGTTTTAGAGTATATCTTAGATGTAAATAGTGTTATGAGTTACTTTGGTGAAGATGAGCTGCAAGCCGATGAAATAGGTGATGGGAACTTAAATTTTGTATATAAAATAAGTTCGCTCAAAGATACACAAAAAGCTCTTATTTTAAAACAGGCTGTTCCATATCTGCGTTGCGTTGGTGAAGAGTTTGCTCTTAGTAGAGAGAGAATGAACTATGAGATACGGGCGTTGCAAAAATTTTATTCCATATTTCCTAGTTTTATTCCAAAAGTGTATCACTCAAGTGAAAGTATGAGTTTGGTAGTCATGGAGTATTTGGACTCACATGTAATTATGAGAAAAGGTCTTTTGGATAAAGTAGAGTATAAAAAATTTAGTGAGCAGATATCTACTTTTATGGCTGCAACACTTTTTTATACTTCATCTTTGCACTTAAGCAGCTCTGAGAAGAGAGCGCTTATTGATAGATTTAACTCTAATGTTGAGTTATGCAAACTAAGTGAAGATTTGGTTTTTAGCTTTGCTTTTATGGAGCATGAGACTAATATCAACATGGAAGATGACGAAAATGCAAAAAGACTTTTTTTGGATATGGAGCTTAAAGAGAGGATTTTAGAGTTAAAATATAAGTTTATGACTCAAAATGATGCACTTCTACATGGAGATTTACATACTGGTTCAATTATGATTAATGAGAAAGAAGCGTGTGTCATTGACCCTGAATTTGCTTTTGTTGGACCTTTTGGTTTCGATTTAGGTGTACTGTTGGCAAACTTTGTTAGCAGTTATGTTTATCACTCAGTTGTAAGCAGAGATGATGAGTATAGAGAGTGGATTCTTTTAAGCATAAAAGAGTTTTTGGCAAAGTTTCAAGCTAAGTTTTTAGATTTTTGGAGTGAGTCCAAAAATTCTGCACTCTTAGTAGATGGATATATGGATAAGGCTGCACTTGAAGCGTATAAAAAGAAATTTATAAGAGATGTATTTCGTGATAGTGTCGGTTTTGCTGGATGTGAAGCAGCACGAAGAGTGTATGGCGTTGCTGGGGTAGAAGAGATAAGAGGGATAAGCGATAAACTCTTAAGAGCTGAGGCTGAGGCTTTGGTGCTGAAGATAGCAAGGGAGTTTTTGATGAATTATAAAACTATACAAAATTGTGATGAGATATTGGAGATATTAAGAGATGCAAGGTAA